From Drosophila virilis strain 15010-1051.87 chromosome X, Dvir_AGI_RSII-ME, whole genome shotgun sequence, the proteins below share one genomic window:
- the LOC6631542 gene encoding uncharacterized protein, which yields MWQYLVLIAGFSALPQPSSGFWWPKATTETPRTQVLQQIPLTYFRTYTYQPLTGGAFGVPLFGFGAAQTPLLSGRHYDPYAVTSYAAARRHDATAAGFKPDVTPPALASSSSASSTTPAPTTTTTTTTTPAPTTTTTATTTTSSTTSAPPTSSTTETTSPLRYAAYNAEYPTYNRRVNHLYNARPQYPYPDYFNYQPQNTLPEKGGARIQFVPCMCPVSMPSMSGLSGLGLNGATSTDRDRPTGVSISSTSGDVASAERNIIALQARHIDSGEADFEEEEDEQEQEAADASAEADEADVAVAVPTKVAPEPQHTTPAVESNSVV from the exons ATGTGGCAATACTTAGTG CTCATCGCCGGATTTTCGGCTCTGCCCCAGCCCAGCAGCGGCTTCTGGTGGCCCAAGGCGACAAC AGAAACACCGCGCACTCAGGTGCTGCAACAGATTCCGCTCACCTACTTTCGCACCTACACCTACCAGCCACTGACAGGCGGCGCATTTGGAGTGCCGCTCTTCGGCTTTGGTGCAGCACAGACGCCGCTGCTCTCTGGCCGCCACTATGATCCGTACGCGGTGACCAGCTATGCGGCTGCCCGGCGCCACGATGCAACCGCAGCCGGCTTTAAGCCGGACGTAACGCCACCTGCTCtggcgagcagcagcagtgcgTCGAGTACAACGCCAGCGCCGACCACAACGACGACTACGACAACGACCCCGGCACCAACAACtacaaccacagcaacaacgacgacCAGCAGTACAACTAGTGCACCACCGACCAGCAGCACCACGGAAACAACATCCCCACTGCGCTACGCCGCCTACAATGCCGAGTATCCGACTTACAATCGGCGGGTGAACCATTTGTACAATGCGCGACCGCAATATCCGTATCCAGATTACTTTAACTATCAGCCGCAGAACACGCTGCCGGAGAAGGGCGGCGCGCGCATTCAGTTCGTGCCCTGCATGTGTCCAGTCAGCATGCCCAGCATGTCGGGTCTGTCCGGTCTGGGACTGAACGGCGCTACCAGCACTGATCGAGACCGGCCAACAGGCGTGTCCATTAGCAGCACGTCTGGAGATGTTGCATCCGCGGAGCGTAACATTATCGCCTTGCAGGCGCGCCACATTGATAGTGGTGAAGCTGACTTCGAGGAGGAGGAAGatgagcaggagcaggaggcAGCAGATGCGTCCGCTGAGGCGGATGAGGCTGATGTTGCCGTAGCCGTTCCCACAAAAGTCGCCCCCGAGCCGCAGCATACCACGCCTGCCGTTGAGTCCAACAGTGTGGTCTAG
- the LOC6631512 gene encoding uncharacterized protein produces the protein MEALSGWTLALLRLLSALHWSWTWSPARTEHPLANSYLNAAQRPLWILEDELMKRQRADRQEADYTTNTRAPTLRRSARTHSRQERQEQLEQQHLPTAITIRVRPDSESDTSRLVAPPLAAPLTQRRFLLPHRLQLPSHYIQQLGGTPSKPRLAQRRRQPQSLPIFDSAPGDNALPTASYPIFVYNGTRGELLINTMLSAQRYPMQEPVPGQVLYPPSTPMFRPKPIVKRLKLPGQRELLNLTLIPFYAHEAITVMSTFETTTEAYMADAAPDPAAAPATATAAEPLALTTPMPTPYETQLPRSKRKRKSKKAKQYSAYRSPQEVVQWQPPLRSSPALDPPDNHRHYVMPTTERTDRAVQEQLEQLELLDAELEEPSQELQLEQQLPAQLEQTTSSSSSSSSSSSSPSSFQIIYVDESMEAPHDSLASTTEAPPLQRQSSRYALKREYYAFPVYTLGKLLQSPKPVQASHRARDIEIDCSGGSKEHGDNTWFILNSR, from the coding sequence ATGGAGGCGCTAAGCGGTTGGACTTTGGCGCTGTTGCGCCTGCTGAGCGCTCTGCACTGGTCCTGGACATGGTCGCCAGCGCGCACGGAGCACCCGCTAGCCAACAGCTATTTGAATGCGGCCCAAAGACCGCTGTGGATACTCGAGGATGAACTGATGAAGCGCCAGCGTGCGGACAGGCAGGAGGCGGACTATACCACAAACACGCGTGCCCCAACCTTGCGAAGAAGTGCACGTACACACAGCCGGCAGGAACGGCAGGAACAGCTGGAGCAACAGCATCTGCCCACAGCCATAACAATACGCGTGCGACCGGACTCGGAGTCTGATACGTCGCGGCTGGTGGCACCACCGCTGGCTGCACCACTTACACAGCGACGCTTTTTACTGCCGCATCGCTTGCAACTACCGAGCCATTACATTCAGCAGCTGGGTGGGACGCCGTCTAAGCCCAGGTTGGCGCAGCGCCGGCGCcagccgcagtcgctgccCATTTTTGACAGTGCACCCGGAGACAATGCGCTGCCCACTGCCAGCTATCCGATCTTTGTCTACAATGGCACCAGGGGTGAGCTGCTAATCAACACCATGCTGAGCGCCCAGCGCTATCCTATGCAGGAGCCGGTGCCCGGCCAGGTGCTCTATCCGCCCTCCACGCCCATGTTCCGACCTAAGCCCATTGTGAAGCGCTTAAAATTGCCCGGTCAGCGGGAGCTGCTCAATTTGACATTGATTCCCTTCTACGCCCACGAGGCTATCACCGTAATGTCCACATTTGagacaacaacagaagcatACATGGCAGATGCTGCTCCAGatccagcagctgctccagcaactgcaacggcaGCTGAGCCCCTGGCACTGACCACCCCCATGCCGACGCCCTATGAAACGCAGCTGCCGCGGAGCAAGCGCAAGAGGAAGTCCAAAAAGGCGAAGCAGTACAGCGCCTATCGTTCGCCCCAGGAAGTGGTGCAGTGGCAGCCACCGCTGCGTAGCTCGCCAGCACTGGACCCACCCGACAATCATCGCCACTACGTGATGCCAACCACCGAAAGGACGGACAGAGCAGTAcaggagcagctggagcagttGGAGCTGCTGGATGCTGAGCTTGAGGAGCCCAGCCAGGAGCTGCAACtggaacagcagctgccagcaCAGCTCGAGCAGACcactagcagcagcagcagtagcagcagcagcagtagttCTCCTTCTTCATTTCAGATCATCTATGTGGACGAGAGCATGGAAGCACCTCACGATTCGCTGGCCAGCACCACAGAAGCTCCACCGCTGCAGCGCCAGAGCTCCCGTTATGCCTTGAAGCGTGAGTACTACGCGTTTCCTGTCTACACGCTGGGTAAGCTGCTGCAGAGTCCCAAGCCTGTCCAGGCAAGCCACAGAGCACGAGACATAGAGATCGATTGCTCGGGTGGTTCCAAGGAGCATGGTGACAATACCTGGTTCATTTTGAATTCACGGTAA
- the LOC6631511 gene encoding mitochondrial 2-oxodicarboxylate carrier isoform X1, which translates to MGTQSEERPSISQARKAAFQVMAGGSAGFLEVCIMQPLDVVKTRMQIQTRPTFAATASSTAENLSQVHYTGVFDCFAKMYRQEGISSYWKGLMPPILAETPKRAIKFLVFEQTKSLFQFGSPTPTPLTFSLAGLTAGTLEAIAVNPFEVIKVAQQADRQKKMVSTFEVARDIVRRDGLGLRGLNKGLTATMGRNGVFNMIYFGFYHSVKNVVPESKDHTWEFMRKVTIGFLAGTLACFVNIPFDVAKSRIQGPQPVANQIKYRGTLSSIATVYKEEGFRALYKGLVPKIMRLGPGGAIMLLVFDYAYDYLLMNHS; encoded by the exons ATGGGCACCCAGAGCGAGGAGAGACCCAGCATATCTCAGGCGCGCAAAGCTGCCTTCCAGGTAATGGCCGGCGGCTCCGCCGGTTTCCTGGAAGTGTGCATAATGCAGCCACTCGATGTGGTCAAGACACGCATGCAGATCCAGACACGGCCCACGTTTGCCGCCACCGCCTCCTCCACGGCCGAG AATCTTTCGCAGGTGCACTACACTGGCGTGTTTGACTGCTTTGCGAAGATGTACCGGCAGGAGGGCATCTCGTCGTATTGGAAGGGCCTGATGCCGCCCATTCTGGCCGAAACGCCGAAGAGAGCCATCAAGTTTCTGGTGTTCGAGCAGACGAAATCGCTTTTCCAATTTGGGTCGCCGACACCGACGCCGCTGACATTCTCGCTGGCGGGCTTGACGGCCGGCACACTGGAGGCAATAGCCGTAAATCCCTTTGAGGTGATCAAGGTGGCGCAGCAGGCGGATAGACAGAAGAAGATGGTTAGCACCTTTGAGGTGGCACGCGACATTGTCAGACGCGATGGCCTTGGGCTGCGAGGATTGAACAAGGGCCTGACGGCAACCATGGGTCGCAATGGTGTATTCAACATGATCTACTTCGGTTTCTACCACAGCGTCAAGAACGTGGTGCCAGAGAGCAAGGATCACACCTGGGAGTTTATGCGCAAGGTGACCATTGGCTTCCTGGCCGGCACGCTAGCCTGCTTCGTCAACATACCCTTCGATGTGGCCAAGTCTCGCATTCAGGGACCGCAGCCAGTGGCCAATCAGATCAAGTATCGCGGCACCCTGAGCTCCATCGCGACCGTGTACAAGGAGGAGGGCTTCCGGGCGCTATACAAAGGCCTGGTGCCGAAGATTATGCGCCTGGGTCCCGGCGGTGCCATCATGCTGCTCGTTTTCGACTACGCCTACGATTACTTGTTGATGAACCACTCGTAG
- the LOC6631511 gene encoding mitochondrial 2-oxodicarboxylate carrier isoform X2, translating to MGTQSEERPSISQARKAAFQVMAGGSAGFLEVCIMQPLDVVKTRMQIQTRPTFAATASSTAEVHYTGVFDCFAKMYRQEGISSYWKGLMPPILAETPKRAIKFLVFEQTKSLFQFGSPTPTPLTFSLAGLTAGTLEAIAVNPFEVIKVAQQADRQKKMVSTFEVARDIVRRDGLGLRGLNKGLTATMGRNGVFNMIYFGFYHSVKNVVPESKDHTWEFMRKVTIGFLAGTLACFVNIPFDVAKSRIQGPQPVANQIKYRGTLSSIATVYKEEGFRALYKGLVPKIMRLGPGGAIMLLVFDYAYDYLLMNHS from the exons ATGGGCACCCAGAGCGAGGAGAGACCCAGCATATCTCAGGCGCGCAAAGCTGCCTTCCAGGTAATGGCCGGCGGCTCCGCCGGTTTCCTGGAAGTGTGCATAATGCAGCCACTCGATGTGGTCAAGACACGCATGCAGATCCAGACACGGCCCACGTTTGCCGCCACCGCCTCCTCCACGGCCGAG GTGCACTACACTGGCGTGTTTGACTGCTTTGCGAAGATGTACCGGCAGGAGGGCATCTCGTCGTATTGGAAGGGCCTGATGCCGCCCATTCTGGCCGAAACGCCGAAGAGAGCCATCAAGTTTCTGGTGTTCGAGCAGACGAAATCGCTTTTCCAATTTGGGTCGCCGACACCGACGCCGCTGACATTCTCGCTGGCGGGCTTGACGGCCGGCACACTGGAGGCAATAGCCGTAAATCCCTTTGAGGTGATCAAGGTGGCGCAGCAGGCGGATAGACAGAAGAAGATGGTTAGCACCTTTGAGGTGGCACGCGACATTGTCAGACGCGATGGCCTTGGGCTGCGAGGATTGAACAAGGGCCTGACGGCAACCATGGGTCGCAATGGTGTATTCAACATGATCTACTTCGGTTTCTACCACAGCGTCAAGAACGTGGTGCCAGAGAGCAAGGATCACACCTGGGAGTTTATGCGCAAGGTGACCATTGGCTTCCTGGCCGGCACGCTAGCCTGCTTCGTCAACATACCCTTCGATGTGGCCAAGTCTCGCATTCAGGGACCGCAGCCAGTGGCCAATCAGATCAAGTATCGCGGCACCCTGAGCTCCATCGCGACCGTGTACAAGGAGGAGGGCTTCCGGGCGCTATACAAAGGCCTGGTGCCGAAGATTATGCGCCTGGGTCCCGGCGGTGCCATCATGCTGCTCGTTTTCGACTACGCCTACGATTACTTGTTGATGAACCACTCGTAG